AGGTCGCCCGACGGGTGGGTGTCGAGGTATGAGAGGGGGAGTTTGTGCAGTTTTTCAAACAGCGCACGGCGCATATCGCGTGATATTCCGAACGTGATTTTGTTGTTGCACACCGCCATAAGCTGTTGCGCAGCGGCAGCGATTATTGCGGTCGCTGCGATGAAATATGCAAATTTCAAAACGCCCGAAAAGCCAACCTTTCCCGCGCCCAACATAAAGTCTATCGCCTTTCCGCAGAAAATGGGGACGGCAAGCGCCGCCGCGGAGCTTACCCCGGCACATATAAAGCTTAAAAAAACAAATCCGAGATACGGTTTTACAAACGGTGCAATTTTCTTTATTTCGTTTTTATTCATTTTCGCCGTCCTCCTTGCCCTCTGCGCTTTTGTAAATTTCTTTGTAAACACCGCAGTTTTCGAGAAGTTCTTTGTGCGTTCCGCACCCTGCAAGGTGTCCGTCTTCCAGAACAAGAATTTTGTCCGCGTGCTCAATGGCAACCGTGCGCTGGCTTACAATGAAAAGCGTCGGTTTTTTCTGGAGATTTGCAATCGCGGTGCGCATTGCAAGGTCGGTTGCGTAGTCCAGTGCGGACGAGCTGTCGTCAAGAATGAGAATGTCGGGATTTTTAACCAGCGCGCGCGCAACCGAAAGACGCTGTTTCTGTCCGCCCGACAAGTTCCGTCCGCCCTGTTCGATTACCGCGTCCAGTCCGCCGTCTTTTTGACGCACAAATTCCTCTGCCTGTGCGGATTTGAGCGCCGTACACAATTCTGCGTCCGACGCGTTTTTGTTTCCGTATAAAAGGTTAGACCGCACCGTGCCGGCAAAAAGCTGTGTTTTTTGCATTACAACCGCAATTTTTGAGCGGAGCGCGCCTTTTTCCCACGTTTTTATATCGTGTCCCATAAAGGTGATTTTGCCGTCGGTCGCGTCGTAAAACCGCGCGATAAGGTTTACAAGCGAGGTTTTTCCGCTTCCCGTACCGCCGATAATTCCGATTGTTTCGCCGTTTTTAACATCAAAACTGATATTTGTGAGCGAGTTTTCTCCGCCCTCGTGATATTTTAATGAAACGTTTTCAAAACGCACCGCGTATCCGCCGTCGGGAGTTGTAACGTCACCGTAGTCCATTGTGCTTTCGGTGTCCAAAACGGTGCCTATTCTTCCGCAGCTGACCACCGCTTTGCTCAAAAGAACGATTAAATTTGCAAGTTTTACAAGCTCGACCAAAATCTGCGAAAGGTAGTTTATAAGCGCGATTACGTTTCCCGAAAGGAGTATTCCCGAATTTACGTATTTTGCGCCGAACCATAAGATTAAAATTATAGCCGTGTTGACCGTGACATAACTTAACGGGTTCATCAGCGCGCCGATATTGCCTGCGGTAATCTGCATACGCGCAAGGAGCGAGTTTTGCGTTTTAAATTCGTCCGTTTCGTCGTTTTCTTTGCCGAACGCGCGTATAACACGCACGCCTTCAAGGTTTCCGCGCGCCGTTTCGGTCACGGTATCAAGACGGTTTTGCTGAATTTTGTATTTCGGTTTGGTTATAAACATTATGCCGAAAACGATTACAAAAAGCACCAAAATTGCCGCAGCAAATATGAGCGAAATTTTAAAATTTATGGAAAACGCCATTATCATTGCGCCGAAAACGATAAACGGACTGCGCAGAAACAGGCGCAAAAACATATTTACGCCGTTCTGAACCTGGTTTACGTCTGCCGTCATACGTGTTATGAGCGTGGACGCGCCGATTTCGTCAAGCTTTGCAAAATTAAGGCTTTGAATGTGCTCTACAAGTTTATGGCGCAGTCCCGCCGACGTGCCGATTGCCGCTTTCGCCGCGAAATACTGTGCCGTAAAGCTGGACAAAAGTCCCATAACCGCCATTGCAATGAGGATTAGAAAACTTTTTATTATATACGCTCTGTCGCCGTTTGCAATGCCGATATTTATGATTTTTGCAATCACGAGAGGCACGATAAGGTCGAACATCGCCTCAAGCATTTTAAAAAGCGGTGCGAGTATGCTTTCTTTTTTGTATTTTTTAAAAAACGGTAATAAGTATTTCATCAAATGAGTCCTTCCGAAAAAATGTTTATTTTAGTATTTTACCACTTTTTGAGAATTATTTCAACTTTTTTAGGTCAAATTTTTGAAAAAAGTGTTGACATTTGCATAAAAATGTGAGATAATCTAAAAAGATTATAAATTCAACAGTCAACTAATGGTAGAGGTGCGGTGTTTATCAGTAATTCGGGCATATAACAAAGGCGTTAACCCGAATGAAAGGAAATATCGCCGAAACATACGGTATTTGCCTTGAAATCTGTGTGTTGGGCTGCAGCAGAATATGTTGCAGACTGTCACTTTTGTGAAGCGCTATCCATAGTTTGAAGTATTTTGGTTTGTTTTTAAAGCCGTGTACGTTAAACTATTTAGCGTATACGGCTTTTTTGACGTTGAAAAAATTAAAAAAGGGGTAATGACAGATGAAGAAAATTATTGCAATCATTATGGCGCTTGTGCTTACGGCAAGCTTTGCTGCTTGCGGAAACACAGCAGAAAAAACCGAAGATAACGCAGGCAGTGCGTCGGGCAGTGATGTTTTGAAAGTCGGTATGGAGTGCAACTACGCGCCCTATAACTGGTCGCAGGCAGACGATTCCAACGGCGCCGTTCCGATTAAAAACGTTGATAATATGTATACAAACGGCTATGACGTTCAGGTTGCTTTGAAAATTGCCGAAGCACTCGGCAAAAAACTTGAAATCTATTCGTATGAATGGGACAGCTTAATCCCCGGTGTTCAGTCGGGCAAGTTCGATATGATTATCGCAGGTATGAGTCCTACCGCAGAGAGAAGAGAAAAAATCGACTTTTCGGATAATTACTTTACATCAAACCTTGTTATTGTAAAGAAAGCGGAAAACCTTAAAGACGTTAAAACAATAGCGGATTTGGACGGCAAAAAAATCGCCGCACAGTCGGGAACATTCCACCTTGCTGCGCTTTCCGAGCAGACAAAAGCCGCGGCAAACGAAATGTCTGACTTCACAACAATGCTTATCGCGCTTAAAGCAGGCACAATCGAAGGCTATGTTGCCGAAGAACCCACAGCAATGGCGGTTTGTATGGATAAAGCATACGACTACATTCCGTTTGTAAATAACGGCACAGGCTTCAAAGTTGATGATGATGAAGTAAGTATCGCGGTCGGCGTTAAGAAAAACAACACTGAACTCAAAGACAAAATCAACGGTGTGCTTAAAGATTTCGGCACCGACGCACAGAAGGAGCTTATGGCAAGTATGGTTGCAATCGCTCCGGTTGAAGAATAATTTATTTGGCAGGTAGATAATAATGACGGCATTTTTAAAAGAAGTAATAGACATAGCCGTGAAATATAACGGTTATTTTCTGCAGGGCATAGGCTATACAATGCTTATAGCCCTCGCAGGTACGCTTATAGGTCTTGTAATCGGACTTATAACGGGTATTATACGAACAATTCCGACCTCTAAAAACGCGGTTGTCAGAGTGATTTTAAAGGTTGTGAATTTCATAATCAGCGCATATGTTGAAATTTTCAGAGGCACGCCTATGATGGTTCAGTCTATGGTTATCTTCTGGGGATACGCGTTTATGAACGACGGTCAGACGCTCGCACTCATTCCGGCAGGTATTTTTATCGTGTCGATAAACACGGGTGCATATATGGCTGAAATTGTCCGCGGAGGTATCATTTCAATAGATAAAGGTCAGTTTGAGGGCGCATATTCTGTGGGGATGAACCACTGGCAGACAATGATGAATGTTATTGTTCCGCAGGCTATGAGAAACATTCTCCCTGCAATCAGCAACGAGTTTGTTATAAACATCAAAGATACCTCGGTGCTTAACGTTATCGGCGTTACGGAGCTTTTCTTCTTCACAGCGAAAATTTCTAAAATGACGTGGGCGATTTTTGAAACCTATGTTGTGGCGTGCGTGATTTACTTTGTTCTCACGTTCACCATAACGAGAATTCTTAAATATATAGAGCACAAAATTGACGGTCCTTCGTCATATATTATCCACCATTCGTCTACAATGCCGGACGAAAGCTTTACGGCAAAGGAGGGCGCAAGATGAGTGTAATTTCTATTAGTGGTTTAAAAAAATCTTTCGGCGAAAATGAGGTTTTGAAAGATATAAATTTCTCGGTTAACAAAGGCGACGTAACGTGTATTATCGGGTCGTCCGGTTCGGGAAAATCAACAATGCTCCGATGCATAAACCTTTTGGAGGAGCCGACCGGCGGCGAGATTATCTATAACGGACAGAATATTCTCGAAACGAAGAATATCCCTGCTTACCGCGCAAAGGTTGAAATGGTTTTCCAAAGCTTTAACCTTTTTGAGAATATGACAGTTTTGAAAAACTGTATGATAGGTCAGATGAAAGTTCTTAAAGCGAGCAAAGAGGTTGCGAAGAAAGAGGCGATGTATTACCTTGAAAAAGTTGGTATGGCGCCGTATATCAACGCAAAACCGCGTCAGCTTTCGGGCGGACAGAAACAGAGGGTGGCAATAGCGCGTGCGCTTGCAATGAAACCCGACGTAATTTTGTTTGACGAGCCGACGAGCGCTCTCGACCCGCAAATGGTGGGAGAGGTTCTTGAGGTTATAAAGAACATCGCAAAAGAGGGACTTACAATGATTATTGTAACCCACGAAATGGCGTTTGCACGTGACGTTGCAAATCATATTGTGTTTATGAATGACGGTGTAATATGCGAAGAAGGCACACCGCAGGAGATATTCACAAATCCCAAATGCCCCGAAACAAAGGCATTTTTGACAAGATTTATGAATAATTAGTCCGTCGGAATTGACGAAAAATTTAATTATGAAGAAAACCCCGCTCTGAAAAAACTTTTTCAAAGCGGGGTTTTTGTTTCGGTTAGATAAATTTAATATTAAAATCAAAGTTCAAAAACTATCCGAAATACCGATTTTACTTATCCAACGGCTTCATTGTGGGGATTTTATTCTCAACAATTATATAAGTTATTATAACTCTACATAACCCTTTTGTCAAGCCGTTTTCAAGGGCTTCTGCTTTTCATAACTCTACATAAATATTTACACAACATAGGAGGTTTGGCGTAGTAATTGGCGTAGTGTGGCGTAGTAGTTAAATTGACAGATTTTCAAAGTAATTTCCGAGTGTAGACACCTCTTTTTTCTTTGTATCCCTTGTAACATCGGTGTATATGTTCAAAGTAGTTGAAATATCCTTATGTCCCAAAACTTCCTGCAACACTTTGACATTCATTCCGGATTCAACCGCACGGGTGGTGAAGGTATGTCGTAGCGAGTGGCAACTGAACGGTGGTAATAATACGGGGTCTTTTTCTTTGCTTTTCAACAAAACCTCATCATTACAATCTCTGATTATTCGTTTGATGGCTTTGTTAAGCGTTCCTTGATGCTGCGTTGCTCCGAAACGATTAACAAATATAAAATCTGAATAGCCGTCAATGCTTACACTACATTTAACATCAAACTCTTGTTGCATTTTCCTCTCCATTTGCAATGCCTCTTTAACAGACGGTAATATCGGAATAGTTCTGTTTCCAGCTTCGGTTTTCGGTGTGTTGATACTAAAAGTACACCCTTTATTATCTCCGTGATTATAGAATACTAATGTATGATTTACACTGATTAGATCTTCGTCA
The Qingrenia yutianensis genome window above contains:
- a CDS encoding amino acid ABC transporter ATP-binding protein, which encodes MSVISISGLKKSFGENEVLKDINFSVNKGDVTCIIGSSGSGKSTMLRCINLLEEPTGGEIIYNGQNILETKNIPAYRAKVEMVFQSFNLFENMTVLKNCMIGQMKVLKASKEVAKKEAMYYLEKVGMAPYINAKPRQLSGGQKQRVAIARALAMKPDVILFDEPTSALDPQMVGEVLEVIKNIAKEGLTMIIVTHEMAFARDVANHIVFMNDGVICEEGTPQEIFTNPKCPETKAFLTRFMNN
- a CDS encoding transporter substrate-binding domain-containing protein yields the protein MKKIIAIIMALVLTASFAACGNTAEKTEDNAGSASGSDVLKVGMECNYAPYNWSQADDSNGAVPIKNVDNMYTNGYDVQVALKIAEALGKKLEIYSYEWDSLIPGVQSGKFDMIIAGMSPTAERREKIDFSDNYFTSNLVIVKKAENLKDVKTIADLDGKKIAAQSGTFHLAALSEQTKAAANEMSDFTTMLIALKAGTIEGYVAEEPTAMAVCMDKAYDYIPFVNNGTGFKVDDDEVSIAVGVKKNNTELKDKINGVLKDFGTDAQKELMASMVAIAPVEE
- a CDS encoding amino acid ABC transporter permease; the encoded protein is MTAFLKEVIDIAVKYNGYFLQGIGYTMLIALAGTLIGLVIGLITGIIRTIPTSKNAVVRVILKVVNFIISAYVEIFRGTPMMVQSMVIFWGYAFMNDGQTLALIPAGIFIVSINTGAYMAEIVRGGIISIDKGQFEGAYSVGMNHWQTMMNVIVPQAMRNILPAISNEFVINIKDTSVLNVIGVTELFFFTAKISKMTWAIFETYVVACVIYFVLTFTITRILKYIEHKIDGPSSYIIHHSSTMPDESFTAKEGAR
- a CDS encoding ABC transporter ATP-binding protein translates to MKYLLPFFKKYKKESILAPLFKMLEAMFDLIVPLVIAKIINIGIANGDRAYIIKSFLILIAMAVMGLLSSFTAQYFAAKAAIGTSAGLRHKLVEHIQSLNFAKLDEIGASTLITRMTADVNQVQNGVNMFLRLFLRSPFIVFGAMIMAFSINFKISLIFAAAILVLFVIVFGIMFITKPKYKIQQNRLDTVTETARGNLEGVRVIRAFGKENDETDEFKTQNSLLARMQITAGNIGALMNPLSYVTVNTAIILILWFGAKYVNSGILLSGNVIALINYLSQILVELVKLANLIVLLSKAVVSCGRIGTVLDTESTMDYGDVTTPDGGYAVRFENVSLKYHEGGENSLTNISFDVKNGETIGIIGGTGSGKTSLVNLIARFYDATDGKITFMGHDIKTWEKGALRSKIAVVMQKTQLFAGTVRSNLLYGNKNASDAELCTALKSAQAEEFVRQKDGGLDAVIEQGGRNLSGGQKQRLSVARALVKNPDILILDDSSSALDYATDLAMRTAIANLQKKPTLFIVSQRTVAIEHADKILVLEDGHLAGCGTHKELLENCGVYKEIYKSAEGKEDGENE